In Gemmata obscuriglobus, a single genomic region encodes these proteins:
- a CDS encoding GH3 auxin-responsive promoter family protein: MSLKRFLLVRLGRLLTYPVRRQLRQFEVACQNPEAVQTELLRDIIRKQADTQFGRDHKFGTVRAVADFRANVPVAPYEYVSPYIEKVQNGDTRALLADKRVLMFALTSGTTASRKLIPVTDAYLAAYRRGWNMWGVKMYRDNRGRRIAMRPIVQLGGDPEEFRTPAGTPCGNLSGYTAMVQKRIIKRMYAVPYVTGKIKDARARYYVALRFSVGRNVSQLMAANPSTLVQLARTLDAEKEHLLRDLQNGTLRADLDIPADVRAYLEPRVSRDAARARELSAVASKMGRLYPQDVWPTEGTVINTWTGGSMGPYLRQLPQYYGTPPVHDLGLLASEGRFTIPLSGGTASGVLDIWSHYFEFVPEAEMESARPTVLGAHELQEGKSYFILPTTSYGLYRYHISDLVRVTGFYGRTPEVEFLGKGHRFANLTGEKLSEYHVTKAFDAVAQGVPLPVTAYSIAPIWDDRQPYYALFLEEPDAANGSLKPFLAALDARLGVENVEYAAKRESGRLGALRAAVVPAGTWGAWDRARLAQTGGSPEQYKHPCLIGDLKFRDTMTVLREVGA, encoded by the coding sequence ATGTCTCTGAAACGCTTCCTCCTCGTCCGCCTCGGTCGGCTCCTGACCTACCCGGTGCGGCGGCAGTTGCGCCAGTTCGAGGTCGCGTGCCAGAACCCCGAAGCGGTTCAAACGGAACTGCTCCGCGACATCATCCGCAAGCAGGCGGACACGCAGTTCGGCCGCGACCACAAGTTCGGCACGGTGCGCGCCGTCGCGGACTTCCGGGCGAACGTCCCGGTCGCGCCTTATGAGTACGTTAGCCCCTACATCGAAAAAGTGCAGAACGGCGACACCCGCGCGCTCTTGGCCGACAAGCGGGTGCTGATGTTCGCCCTCACGAGCGGCACCACCGCGAGCCGGAAGCTGATCCCGGTGACGGACGCCTACCTGGCGGCGTACCGGCGCGGGTGGAACATGTGGGGCGTGAAGATGTACCGCGACAACCGCGGGCGCCGGATCGCCATGCGGCCCATCGTGCAGCTCGGCGGCGACCCGGAAGAGTTCCGCACCCCGGCGGGCACCCCGTGCGGCAACCTCTCCGGCTACACCGCGATGGTGCAGAAGCGGATCATTAAGCGGATGTACGCGGTGCCGTACGTGACCGGCAAAATCAAGGACGCCCGGGCGCGCTACTACGTCGCGCTGCGGTTCTCGGTCGGCCGTAACGTGTCGCAACTGATGGCCGCCAACCCGAGCACGCTCGTCCAACTGGCCCGCACCCTCGACGCCGAAAAAGAGCACCTGCTGCGCGACCTTCAGAACGGCACGCTCCGCGCGGACCTCGACATTCCTGCCGACGTTCGTGCGTACCTGGAGCCGCGGGTGTCCCGCGACGCGGCCCGGGCGCGCGAGCTGTCCGCGGTCGCGTCGAAGATGGGTCGGCTGTACCCGCAGGACGTGTGGCCCACGGAAGGGACGGTCATCAACACCTGGACCGGCGGCAGTATGGGGCCGTACCTGCGCCAGTTGCCGCAGTATTACGGCACACCGCCGGTTCACGATCTCGGGCTGCTCGCGAGCGAGGGCCGGTTCACGATCCCGCTGTCCGGCGGCACCGCGAGCGGCGTGCTCGACATCTGGTCGCACTACTTCGAGTTCGTGCCGGAAGCCGAAATGGAGTCCGCGCGGCCGACGGTGCTCGGCGCGCACGAACTTCAGGAGGGCAAGAGCTACTTCATCCTGCCGACCACGAGTTACGGCCTGTACCGCTACCACATTTCGGACCTCGTTCGCGTCACCGGGTTCTACGGTCGCACGCCCGAAGTCGAGTTCCTCGGGAAGGGCCACCGGTTCGCGAACCTCACCGGCGAGAAGCTGAGCGAGTACCACGTGACCAAGGCGTTCGACGCGGTGGCGCAGGGCGTGCCGCTTCCCGTGACCGCGTACTCGATCGCGCCGATCTGGGACGACCGGCAACCGTACTACGCACTCTTCCTCGAAGAGCCGGACGCCGCGAACGGGTCCCTCAAGCCGTTCCTGGCGGCGCTGGACGCGCGACTCGGCGTGGAGAACGTGGAGTACGCCGCGAAGCGCGAGAGCGGGCGGCTCGGGGCGCTCCGGGCCGCGGTTGTCCCCGCGGGCACCTGGGGGGCATGGGATCGCGCGCGACTGGCACAAACGGGCGGCTCGCCGGAGCAGTACAAGCACCCGTGCCTGATCGGTGACCTGAAGTTCCGCGACACGATGACCGTCTTACGTGAGGTCGGCGCCTAG